GTTCCCGAGGAGTTTCAAAATGTGATCATGATCACCGTGCACCCGGAACTGCTCGCTCCGGAGATGCTGCAGCGCGTCGACATGCTGCTGGTCGTCGGCAAGGACGCCGAGGAGATGATCGCCACCTACTGCGACGCTTCCGGCCTCGACGCGCCGGCGCTTGAGCCCGCGCACCTACAGCAAGGCGAAGTGCTGCTTTGGAAGCCAGGCAACGAAGAGCCGCCGCTGAAGATCGCCGCGTACCCCTGCAAAACCGAACGCCGCCGCCATCGCCGCAAATACGCCGAGGGAGAACTCCCTCCCGACCGCAGCTTTTTCTTCCGCGGCCCCGGCGCCAAGCTCAACCTGCGGGCGCAGAATCTCATTATGTTTCTGCAAATCGCTGAAGGCGTGGACGACGAAACGTGGGAGTACCACCGCCGCGCCGGCGACTATTCAAAATGGTTTGGGTCGTGCGTCAAAGACGACGACCTCACTGCGGCGGCGAAGCAAATCGAATCGCTCGCCGCCCTCGATCCCCACGAAGGCCGCGAGATGCTGCGGGCTGCCATCGAGCGGGAGTATATCCTGGCGCCAACGTCAAAAATGCCCGTCGTCGGCGCGAGTTGATTATCGTCAATAGCAGAGATGCCGCGACTGGTGCAGGTCGTCGCGTGCTCGAAATGCTGAACCGCGGTGGAACTCTCCGCGGACTTCCCATACTCATGTCTGAGAGGCGAGAGTATGGTGCCGTGCGACGTCTTGGTTGCACGCTAGACTACCCCGAGACATCCCGGCGCTTTTTCTCGCCGACCAGGGTTGTCAACGCATCGTTGGGTCCACGATGGAACTCCTCAAGAAGCGTTCCATCTCGCGTTAATGTTCTGCTATTCATGAGCACGTCATACGCGAACTCCATCTCGCGATACACGGTGCCGTCGTCGTGCCACTCACGCTCAATGCCGTGACGTAAACCATGCACATAAGGGACTTCGAGCTTATTTGTACCCGCTGGATGATACTCGCGCGTGATACCGTGTTGGAGCCCAGCCTCGAAGTGTAGCTCACTTAACAGGGTTCCATTCGCGTAAAACTCGACAGCCGTCCCAGTAAAACGGAGTCCGTTAAATAAGTATATGTGGTCGTTTGAGTACTCTAATTGATCATAAAAGACTTGCATGGTTGTTGCGCGAAATTGCTTGAAATCTTTGTTTGATACAAACGAGGTGGAACCGACACGCGGGCGACGGGGCGTCGTGGAGCGCCGGCCTGCTGGACCACGATCGGGCGTCTGCGAAGGTTCGGCATGCTCACGCCTGAGGGGCGAGAGCATGGCGCCCTGCAGCTAAGCCAACAGTCTACCGCCGCGGCGAGCGCGATTGCGAACCTTTCGCTCCCTTAGCCCCTTTGCCCCCCTTCGGCCCGCCAGCTCCCTTCGCCGCCGGGTGCTTCTTATGCGGTCCAAGAGTGGCCGCAGCCGCCGCCCGCGCTTTCGCCGCATTCTCCGCCTGCCCGGTCATCTCGTACAAAAACCGGCTCGGCACCGTGTCCTTCGGCTTCCCCCACTTCCGCCGCGTGAGGGCGAACGACATCGTCAGCTTCTCTTGCGCCCGCGTGACGCCGACGTAGCAGAGCCGTCGCTCTTCGTCGATTTGCGATTCGTCCGGCATTTCGAGCGTCCGCTTGTGGGGCAGAATCCCTTCCTCCATCCCCACCATGTAAACGTACGGAAACTCCAGCCCCTTCGCTGAGTGGAGCGTCATCAGCGCGATCGCGTTGCGTTGCAGCTGGTCCTCTTTCTCGTCGCGGTTGTCGCTGCCGCCGAGGGCGACGTCGTCGAGGAATCCGCGGAGCAGTGGAATTTCCTCTTCGTCCTTCTTCGTCTTCTTCCCTTTGTTGTACGCGGCGCCGGCGTTGATCAGTTCCTCGATCGACGCGGTGCGGGCCTCGCGTTCCATGGGATCAGGATAGAGCCGATCGAGCTCGCGGCGATACTGCGTGCGGTCGACCACCGCGTCGACCAGCTTGTCGACCGGCGCCCCGCGATCGGCGATCTCTTTCAATTCGCCAATGAGTTTCACAAATTTCCCAATCGCGTTGCCCGTGGCTCCGCCGCCGCCGGCCGCTTCGCGCAGCACGGTCCAAATCGGCTCGCCGCGATTCACCGCCTCGGCCAACAGTTGCTTTACTGTAGCGTTGCCGATCCCGCGCGGCGGCGTGTTGATAATCCGCAGCAGCGACGTTTCGTCGGTCGGGTTCTCGACTGTCTTCAGGTACGCCAGCAGGTCGCGGACTTCCTTGCGATCGAAGAACGATTGCCCGCCGACCAGAATGTACGGCAGCTTCAGCCGTCGCAGTTCGGTTTCGAACGCCCGCGGCTGCTCGTTTGTGCGACACAGGATCGCAAAATCTTTCGCCTGCATTCCGGGCTGCGTCAGCTGCATGTGGATGTCGCCAACCACCCGTTCCGCTTCCTGCGCCTCATCAGGCAGCTGCATGATGATCGGCCGCTGTCCGGCGCCGCGGGCGGGCCGCAAGATTTTGTCGTGCCGCTTTTTGTTGAACGCAATGAGCGTGTTGGCGTATTCGAGAATGGCCCCGGCCGAGCGGTAGTTCTCCTCAAGCCGCACGACCTTCGCGTCGGGCCAATCTTCTTTGAACCGCAAAATGTGCTCGACCTCGGCGCCGCGCCAGCCGTAAATCGACTGGTCGTCGTCGCCCACGACGCACAAGTTGCGATGCCCCATCGCCAGCGCTTTGACGATGCGGTACTGGCTGCCGTTGGTGTCCTGATATTCATCGACCAGCACGTGGTCGAAATGCCCTGCCTCCTCGCGGCGGATGGCCGGATACTTGGTGAACAACTCCTCCGTGCAGAGGAGCAAGTCGTCGAAGTCGACCATCCCGCGAGCCTTCAGGCTGCTTTGGTAGCGCCGATAAGCCGCGGCGGCGAGATGCTCCTTATCGCTCGTCGCCTCCGACGCCGCTTGCATCGGCCGCAGCGATTTGTTTTTCCAGTTGCTAATGATCGCCAACAGGTCGCCCGGTCGCAGCGAATCTTCGGGGCAGCGAATGTCGCGCAGCGAGGTCCGCGCGAGCGACTCCTGGTCGCCCCGATCGCAAATGGCGAACTGGGGGGGATAACCCAGCTGAGTGATGTGCCGCCGCAGCACCTGGACGCACAGTGCGTGGAAGGTCGAAATCTGCGGCCGAATCTTCGGCCCCTTCGGCTTCGCTCTGCGATGCGTCTTGCCGGGCTTTTCCGGCCCGCCGAGCAGGGCCAGCGCCCGCTCCTGCATCTCGCCCGCCGCCTTGCGGGTGAACGTCACCGCCAGAATCCGATCGGGCTTGATCCGATGCTTGATGAGATTCGCAATCCGCGTCGTCACGACGCGGGTCTTCCCCGTCCCAGCCCCGGCTAAAACGAGCAACGGGCCGCTTAGCGTCTCAACGGCAGCGTGTTGGGCGGGATTCAGTCCGTGAGCCATCGGGCATCCATGCAGGCGGGCAAAAACTAGGCGGGCCGGCGGCGACAGCCTCAGCGGCGCCGCGCGACCCGCCAGTCTAACGGCTTCGTCGAAGAGAATAAAAGCCACCCGCAAACTCACCCCAGTCTGCTCTTTGCGCCTTCGCGCCTTTGCGTGAGATATCTTTCCTGAAAATCTCACGCAAAGGCGCGAAGGCGCAAAGAACGGGACTTTCCGGCCGAACCGCATTGCGACGCTAGCCTTGACGCAAGTCGTTTCATGGCCTTACACTTCGGGTTTACAGGCGGCCTCCGGTGGTCAGTGAATGGCCCTCCAACGCCCCTAGCGGTTTCGATCTGCCCACTGCTCACTGCCCACTCGCATTCATGAATACCGAACGACGACACGAGCTGGAAACCAACGCCCTGGCCGAAGGGATCACCACCTGGAGCGACAAGGCGCGCCCCTACACGTCGGCGCTCCTCGGCCTCATCGCCGCGCTGCTCGGTCTGTTCATCGTCGCCTCGCTCTGGAACTCCTACCAAGAACGTCGCAACCGCGAAGCGTGGCACGAACTGGAAGTCGGCCTCCTCGAAGGCGACATCGAATCGCGGAACCTCCGACTGATCGCCGACCGCGAAGATCTGCAGGGGACCGACATGACGGAGTGGGCCTACATGAGCTGGGCCGATCGCCAACTCCTCCGCGCGTCGCAGCTCTACCTCACCGATCGCGAAGATGCCAAGAAGCGGCTCGATGAGATCGAATCGATCTACGAGCAATTCGCCGACAGCGCCTCGAGCCCTGAGCTGAAGAATCGCGCTCGCCTCGGTCTGGCCCGCGTCAGCGAAATGCAAGGCGACGTCACTGACGCAGTGGCTCAGTACGAACTCATCGACGGCGCGTTCGCCCCGCTTGCCGAAGACCGGATCAAGGCGCTTAAGGCCAAGCCAGCGAAAGAGACTGTCGAGTGGCTCGCTACGGTTGAACTGCCGAAGCGCACGCCGCCGGGCGGCCCCGGTTCGCCTGGCGCTCGCCCCGGATTTGAAGCCGCTCCGCCGTCGGCTGATCAAGGCGGTGTGAATTTCGAAACGACGCAATCGCTCGAAGAGATCCTCGGCGGCATCAACGCTGCGGAAGACGCGGGTAAGCGGTACACGGAAGGCGCGGCTCCGGCCGAGGGCGCCGCGGCGCCTGCCGCTGAAACTCCGGCCGCCGGTACGACCGAAGCGCCGGCCACCGAGGAGAAGCCCGCCGCTGAACCAGCCGCCACGACTCCCGCTGCGGAAACCCCGGCTGCTGACGCTCCCGCAGCCGCCGAAACCCCCGCTGAATCGCCAGCCGCCGATGGCGCCGTCGCTGAGAAACCGGCAGCTCAATGACGCTGGACGACGAGGGGGCTTGGGATGATGAAGTCGCGCCAGTCACGTCACTGGCCAGCGAGTTCGGCGACTACACGCTCACTGTCGACGAAGCGATGGCCGGTCAGCGCATTGATGCGTTCTTAGCCGCAGCGATCGATGGCGTCAGCCGCGCCCGCATTCGCCGTTCGATCGATGAGGGCCTCGCCACCGTCAACGGCACGCAGCAGAAGGCCGCTTACCGCACGCTGCTGGGCGATCAGATTCAAATCCGCATTGCCGCGGCGGTCGAAGCGCCGCTCCCCGAGCCGATTCCGCTCGATCTGCTCTACGAAGACGACGTCATCGCCGTCGTCAACAAACCGGCCGGCATGGTCGTCCATCCCGCCAAGGGACATTGGGCCGGCACGCTCGCCGCCGCGCTCGTCCATCGTTTTAACGATGGCCTCAGCGCCGTCGGCGGACAAGTCCGCCCCGGCATCGTCCACCGCCTCGATCGCGAGACGAGCGGCGCCATCGTCGTTGCTAAGAACGACGCCGCCCACGAGTCGCTCGCCCGGCAGTTTCACGATCGCGAAGTGCAGAAGGAATACCTCGCGATCTCCGCCGGCCGCTTCGATCGCGACGCCGATCGCGTCAACGAACCGATCGGCCCCCATCCGACGCATCGCGAAAAGATGGCGATCCGCGGCGACCACCCCGACAGCCGCCCGGCGGAAACTTTCTTCGAAGTGCTTGAGCGCTTCCCCGGCTTCGCGCTGGTTCGCTGCCGTCCGAAGACCGGCCGCACCCACCAGATTCGCCTCCACCTGATGCACCTCCGCTGCCCAGTGCTGTGCGACAAGCAGTACGGTAGCCGTTCGCGAATTACTATCGGCGAGGTGCGCGGCATCACGCGGCAGAAGCGGCTAGGCGGCGACGCCCTCGACGACGAAGTGCTGCTCGCGCGTCACGCGCTGCACGCCCATCGGCTCAGCTTCGCTCATCCTATGAGCGGCGCGGCGATGACGGTCGAGGCGCCGCTGCCGAAAGATATGGAGCGTTTCCTGGAAGTGTTGCGATCGGCCGCCGGATCGTGATACAACGGCGGCGCGTCGATTCCTGCGACACCCGCCCTCAAGGAGATTCTCAATGGGACTACTCAGCGAATTCAAAAAGTTCGCCATGCGCGGCAACGTCGTCGATATGGCAGTCGGCGTGGTGATCGGCGGCGCCTTCGGCCTGATCGTCACCGAGATCGTCGGCAAGGTGATCACGCCGATCATCGGCTATCTGCAAGGCGGCGTTGATTTCAAGGAACGCGT
This sequence is a window from Lacipirellula parvula. Protein-coding genes within it:
- a CDS encoding toxin-antitoxin system YwqK family antitoxin; amino-acid sequence: MLSPLRREHAEPSQTPDRGPAGRRSTTPRRPRVGSTSFVSNKDFKQFRATTMQVFYDQLEYSNDHIYLFNGLRFTGTAVEFYANGTLLSELHFEAGLQHGITREYHPAGTNKLEVPYVHGLRHGIEREWHDDGTVYREMEFAYDVLMNSRTLTRDGTLLEEFHRGPNDALTTLVGEKKRRDVSG
- a CDS encoding RluA family pseudouridine synthase, translating into MTLDDEGAWDDEVAPVTSLASEFGDYTLTVDEAMAGQRIDAFLAAAIDGVSRARIRRSIDEGLATVNGTQQKAAYRTLLGDQIQIRIAAAVEAPLPEPIPLDLLYEDDVIAVVNKPAGMVVHPAKGHWAGTLAAALVHRFNDGLSAVGGQVRPGIVHRLDRETSGAIVVAKNDAAHESLARQFHDREVQKEYLAISAGRFDRDADRVNEPIGPHPTHREKMAIRGDHPDSRPAETFFEVLERFPGFALVRCRPKTGRTHQIRLHLMHLRCPVLCDKQYGSRSRITIGEVRGITRQKRLGGDALDDEVLLARHALHAHRLSFAHPMSGAAMTVEAPLPKDMERFLEVLRSAAGS
- a CDS encoding ATP-dependent helicase; the encoded protein is MAHGLNPAQHAAVETLSGPLLVLAGAGTGKTRVVTTRIANLIKHRIKPDRILAVTFTRKAAGEMQERALALLGGPEKPGKTHRRAKPKGPKIRPQISTFHALCVQVLRRHITQLGYPPQFAICDRGDQESLARTSLRDIRCPEDSLRPGDLLAIISNWKNKSLRPMQAASEATSDKEHLAAAAYRRYQSSLKARGMVDFDDLLLCTEELFTKYPAIRREEAGHFDHVLVDEYQDTNGSQYRIVKALAMGHRNLCVVGDDDQSIYGWRGAEVEHILRFKEDWPDAKVVRLEENYRSAGAILEYANTLIAFNKKRHDKILRPARGAGQRPIIMQLPDEAQEAERVVGDIHMQLTQPGMQAKDFAILCRTNEQPRAFETELRRLKLPYILVGGQSFFDRKEVRDLLAYLKTVENPTDETSLLRIINTPPRGIGNATVKQLLAEAVNRGEPIWTVLREAAGGGGATGNAIGKFVKLIGELKEIADRGAPVDKLVDAVVDRTQYRRELDRLYPDPMEREARTASIEELINAGAAYNKGKKTKKDEEEIPLLRGFLDDVALGGSDNRDEKEDQLQRNAIALMTLHSAKGLEFPYVYMVGMEEGILPHKRTLEMPDESQIDEERRLCYVGVTRAQEKLTMSFALTRRKWGKPKDTVPSRFLYEMTGQAENAAKARAAAAATLGPHKKHPAAKGAGGPKGGKGAKGAKGSQSRSPRR